The following proteins come from a genomic window of Lolium rigidum isolate FL_2022 chromosome 5, APGP_CSIRO_Lrig_0.1, whole genome shotgun sequence:
- the LOC124651277 gene encoding aspartic proteinase nepenthesin-1-like encodes MASITVVLLVLLPLLLSSLVAEAHSDGVFGFQATLTHVDAGKGYTDAQLLSRAVRRSRSRVAALQSLAATPADAITTARILVLASWGEYLMSMAIGTPPREYSAILDTGSDLIWTQCAPCMLCVDQPTPFFESAKSPTFKKLSCSSPMCNALYVWDCYKNTCVYQYFYGDSASTAGVLANETFTFGTNGTRVSVPKIAFGCGNLNAGSLYNGSGMVGFGRGPLSLVSQLGVPRFSYCLTSFMSTVPSRLYFGAYATLNTTNTSDSGPVQSTPFIVNPALPTMYYLNMTGISVGGDLLPVDPSVFTINDADGTGGVIIDSGATITYLAQPAYDMVHQAFVAQVGLTLVNVTSPDDLDTCFKWPPPPRKKVTMPELVFHFEGADMELPLENYMLIDGSTGNLCLAMAPSEDGSIIGSFQHSNFHVLYDNENSLLSFVPAPCNLV; translated from the coding sequence ATGGCAAGCATCACGGTGGTCTTGCTCGTCCTGCTTCCGTTGCTCCTCTCCTCGCTGGTCGCCGAGGCGCATTCCGATGGCGTCTTCGGCTTCCAGGCCACGCTCACCCACGTCGACGCCGGCAAGGGGTACACGGACGCGcagctgctctcccgcgcggtgcGCCGGAGCAGATCGCGCGTGGCCGCGCTGCAGTCGCTGGCGGCGACCCCCGCGGACGCGATCACCACGGCCCGCATTCTCGTGCTGGCCAGCTGGGGCGAGTACCTGATGAGCATGGCCATCGGCACGCCGCCCCGGGAATACTCGGCCATCCTCGACACCGGCAGCGACCTCATCTGGACGCAGTGCGCGCCGTGCATGCTCTGCGTGGACCAGCCCACGCCCTTCTTCGAGTCAGCCAAGTCCCCCACCTTCAAGAAGCTCTCCTGCTCCTCCCCGATGTGCAACGCCCTCTACGTCTGGGACTGCTACAAGAACACCTGCGTCTACCAGTACTTCTACGGCGACAGTGCCAGCACCGCCGGCGTGCTCGCCAACGAGACCTTCACCTTCGGCACCAACGGCACGCGTGTCTCTGTGCCCAAGATCGCCTTCGGCTGCGGGAACCTCAACGCCGGCTCCCTCTACAACGGCTCCGGCATGGTGGGCTTCGGCCGGGGCCCGCTGTCCCTGGTCAGCCAGCTCGGGGTGCCCAGGTTCTCCTACTGCCTCACCTCCTTCATGTCCACCGTGCCCAGCCGCCTCTACTTCGGCGCCTACGCCACGCTCAACACAACCAACACAAGTGACTCTGGCCCGGTGCAGTCCACGCCCTTCATCGTCAACCCGGCGCTGCCCACCATGTACTACCTCAACATGACGGGCATCAGCGTCGGCGGCGACCTGCTGCCCGTCGACCCGTCCGTGTTCACCATCAACGACGCCGACGGCACGGGCGGGGTCATCATCGACTCGGGCGCCACCATCACGTACCTGGCGCAGCCCGCGTACGACATGGTACACCAGGCATTCGTCGCGCAGGTCGGGCTCACCCTGGTGAACGTCACGTCGCCAGACGACCTGGACACGTGCTTCAAGTGGCCGCCACCGCCTCGGAAGAAGGTGACCATGCCGGAGCTCGTCTTCCACTTCGAAGGGGCTGACATGGAGCTGCCGCTGGAGAACTACATGCTCATTGACGGCAGCACCGGGAACCTCTGCCTGGCGATGGCGCCGTCTGAAGACGGCTCCATCATCGGCAGCTTCCAGCACAGCAACTTTCACGTCCTCTACGACAACGAGAACAGCCTGCTGTCCTTCGTCCCCGCGCCCTGCAATCTAGTCTAG
- the LOC124657006 gene encoding pre-mRNA-splicing factor CWC22 homolog, producing MGLVQVRYPSNLLHLAAPPRRSRHRDASPRRAGHREPWSSPSPSPSPDRRRRRSRASPPDSDRRRRRHRDPKPSDNAMLRFGKVDDRPPQSARFSNGDEEDGLRTWRSRASDDEESDHRRRRTRVSHDKMDSDCRSKRDRGRHHSRRIPRPDSGSSPDSRHRRDESSRRRAECRGREERRTSPERREPTPPPPPLPEMIPGRTGGVYIPPFRTAQMLRDVEDKASPEYQRLTWDALKKSINGLVNKVNGTNIKNLVPELFAENLVRGRGLFCQSCVKSQMASPGFTDVFAALVAVVNTKFPEIGRLLLVRVMLLLKRAFKRNDKPQLLAATKFIAHLVNQVVVHEVVALELLAVLLENPTDDSVEVAVGFVKECGAILQDLTPQGLHAMFERFRGILHEGEIDKRVQFLIEGLFAIRRAKFQGFPAIRPELDLVEPEDQCTHDMSFETELDPETNLNVFRVNLNFVEDEKAYVNLKKSILGDELDEDEEGSDDASDDEDEEESDDEDDELMEIRDKTETNLINLRRTIYLTIMSSVDFEEAGHKLLKIKLEPGQEMEVNIMLLECCSQERTYLRYYGLLGQRFCMINNVFQENFETCFVQQYSMIHRLETNKLRNVAKFFAHLLGTDALSWHVLAYIRLTEEDTTSSSRIFIKILFQELSEHLGIHLLNERLNDPNMQDFFESVFPRDHPKNTRFSINFFTSIGLGGITESLREYLKNIPRLIMQQQKPASSESESGGESSDSGSSSGLESSSDESDKKQSKRRKRS from the exons ATGGGTTTAGTTCAG GTCAGGTATCCCTCAaacctcctccacctcgccgccccgccccgccgcaGCAGGCACCGCGACGCTTCCCCACGCCGCGCCGGCCACCGCGAGCCCTGGTCGTCCCCGTCACCTTCGCCCTcccccgaccgccgccgccgcagatctaGGGCTTCTCCGCCCgactccgaccgccgccgccgccgccatcgcgacccCAAGCCCTCCGACAACGCAATGCTGAGGTTCGGAAAGGTCGACGACCGTCCTCCCCAGAGCGCTAGGTTTTCAAATGGGGACGAGGAAGATGGCCTCAGGACGTGGCGCTCTAGGGCTTCTGACGACGAGGAGAGCGATCACCGGCGGAGGCGCACTAGGGTTTCTCACGACAAGATGGATAGCGACTGCCGCAGCAAACGTGACCGCGGCCGACACCACAGCCGCCGGATCCCCAGGCCGGATTCGGGATCCTCCCCTGACAGCCGACACCGCCGTGACGAGAGCTCGAGGCGTCGGGCCGAGTGCCGGGGCAGGGAAGAGCGCCGGACGAGCCCAGagaggagggagccgacgccaccgccaccgccgttgcCGGAGATGATCCCTGGGCGCACAGGAGGTGTCTACATCCCGCCCTTCCGCACGGCGCAGATGCTGCGGGATGTGGAGGATAAGGCGAGCCCCGAGTACCAGCGGCTCACATGGGACGCTCTCAAGAAGAGCATCAATGGGCTGGTTAATAAGGTGAACGGCACCAACATCAAGAACTTAGTTCCCGAGCTGTTTGCTGAGAACCTGGTTCGTGGGCGTGGACTCTTCTGCCAGTCGTGCGTCAAGTCGCAGATGGCTTCACCGGGCTTCACGGATGTGTTTGCTGCGCTTGTTGCGGTTGTGAATACCAAGTTCCCTGAGATCGGCCGCTTGCTTCTCGTTCGCGTTATGCTCCTGCTCAAAAGGGCTTTTAAGAGGAATGACAAG CCCCAATTGCTTGCAGCAACCAAGTTCATAGCACACTTGGTTAATCAGGTAGTTGTGCATGAGGTCGTGGCGCTGGAGCTTCTTGCTGTACTTCTGGAGAATCCAACTGATGATAGTGTCGAG GTGGCTGTGGGGTTTGTGAAGGAATGTGGAGCAATACTGCAGGACTTAACTCCTCAAGGACTTCATG CTATGTTCGAACGATTTCGAGGCATCCTTCATGAAGGTGAAATAGACAAGCGTGTGCAGTTTCTCATTGAAGGTCTTTTTGCTATTAGAAGGGCTAAATTTCAG GGTTTCCCGGCCATCCGTCCAGAACTGGATCTTGTGGAGCCGGAGGACCAATGTACTCATGACATGTCCTTCGAAACTGAGCTAGACCCTGAGACTAACCTAA ATGTTTTCAGAGTAAACCTGAACTTCGTTGAAGATGAAAAGGCTTATGTGAACCTAAAGAAAAGTATCCTGGGAGATGAattggatgaagatgaagaagggtcTGATGATGCTTCGGAtgacgaggatgaagaagaatccgatgatgaagatgatgaactgATGGAGATAAGGGATAAAACTGAGACCAACCTTATCAACCTTCGGAGAACCATATATTTGACAATCATGTCCAGTGTTGATTTTGAGGAAGCTGGTCACAAGCTTTTAAAGATTAAACTTGAGCCTGGTCAAGAG ATGGAGGTGAACATCATGCTTCTTGAGTGTTGCAGCCAAGAGAGAACTTACCTTAGATATTATGGCTTATTAGGACAACGGTTTTGCATGATCAATAATGTTTTTCAAGAAAACTTTGAAACATGTTTTGTGCAACAGTATTCTATGATACATCGTCTCGAAACAAATAAGTTGAGGAATGTTGCCAAGTTCTTCGCACATTTGTTGGGGACGGATGCCCTTTCTTGGCATGTTTTGGCTTACATCAGGTTGACAGAGGAGGACACAACATCGTCTTCCCGAATTTTTATAAAGATTCTATTCCAG GAGTTGTCGGAACATCTGGGTATACATTTACTGAACGAGAGATTAAATGATccgaacatgcaagatttcttcgAGTCAGTCTTCCCGAGAGATCATCCGAAGAATACTAGATTCTCCATAAATTTCTTCACCTCCATCGGTCTTGGAGGTATCACAGAAAGCCTGCGAGAGTACCTGAAGAACATTCCTCGGCTTATAATGCAGCAACAGAAGCCTGCATCATCAGAGTCGGAATCAGGTGGAGAAAGCTCTGATTCAGGATCTAGCTCCGGGTTAGAATCCAGCTCCGATGAGAGTGACAAGAAACAGAGCAAGAGAAGGAAGAGGAGCTAA